DNA from Quercus lobata isolate SW786 chromosome 1, ValleyOak3.0 Primary Assembly, whole genome shotgun sequence:
ttatggcgtttgtaatttgtaaatgCGTGTGgtatttcaaatttttccatttaaaaaaaaatttgatatgccACTATTTTATTATAGGGTGTAAAAGGAGGATTTAAATCAAATacttattgaatttaaacacttaaaagaaaatgaagtttgTTATGAGAATATCCAACAAAATACTACAATTtgttatcaaattatttatggATTTTTCTAATCAAACTAAAATCAATATAAGATAATTTCCTATATTAATGatctattttagaaatatttttattggaaaaaaatttctaggttGGATTACAAAGTTCTTTCCTTTTGATTCAAAGACTTTTAGCTATCTTCCCTTTTAAacccttttgtttgtttgtttgtgtggggcccgaaatctgaggtcccagcccactttacattcagggcccaaagcccaggccgaggagtcCTATTGCCGATGACGTATGATGAAAGCCCCacaaaggcccaaggatgtggccgaggatgATCTCACGCTCAatacctcacaaaacgcctaaagaaaaggacaaactcagtacaggggCAAGACAAGGGAGAAAACTGCCAACACCGCAGTATGGAGCCCTGCATCTGACAGGCCCATACTTCAGACCATGTTATTTAACCTttcccaaccacccccaaccactcggATGTATGGATTTATAGGACGAGTCTATACCTCAAAAAgcaaaacttacacgtggacactaaaTGGGAAGTAAAcacgagtataaaaggaaacgAAAGCCAAGGGAGGAGGGGGATCCTAAAAAATAGGAGAATGGGAAGAATGTGatgctcctcggacttagtccgaggacTCAAACTCTCCAAGCTACATCGATGTAAGGCTTAGCTATTTAGGCCAAACCTACCTTCGTATGAGCTTCCATAAAAATCATGACTAGACCGCTATCCGGCGACCAAGGGCAAGccttttaagcccactctctatgaattatattgttcggacccattacatacgagcccaatgtcatccCTGGGTcattaaaaatcgtgtccctacaattggcgccgtctgtgggaaggcttgcgcgttggcacAGGTGGCGGTGGGATCAAGCCCCTGTCAAGCAAGGGTCTGCGAAGGTTCCTTCATTTCCAGCAACACGCTGttgttgttccgacataaattcccgctaggggctacgccaCGCAGTGCCAATGGCACGGGCAGCCCTAGGGGCTTCCAACCTCAAGCTAACCCTCCCAACCTTGGTCGAGGggccaataaaagaaaaaatacaagttttggacagaactaaggccttgtatggtcctcgaactcaagcctatgggggaaaccaactacttaaaagaaaaaatacaagttttggacagaaccaagaccttgtatggtcctcgaactcaagcctatggggaaaccaacgacttaaaagaaaaaatacaagttttggacacaacCCGGTACAATCATACCTCGGTCCTCGGATCAGAGGCCAGGTGTTATCGAAAACACGGCCAAAATTCTTCACTACTCGGCAACCCTCTCGGATGGTTTATTTTGGGTTCCTCATTCTCGGGCCACTACCTCACGCGCGTTACGGTACACTCAactgttatctcggttagtctcATAAGTTTAATCTGCTATTGAttggtattattatatttgatagtttcaATAGGTTCAAATTAGTAGCTTTTTGTTACAAGGTTTCCTGTCCTAAGTATctttaaaggaaaatacacaTGTAGCACAcccattcacaaaataattgctgtagaaaagaaaagtatttagaaggaaacaaattcatcttttattaagacaaagaaataatacaacgtacaatgaaagagcttgaataagcttatactaaaaactaactacataagcgaaaagaaaagatacaagggagtgaagaaaaagcaaaagaagagGTGCAGAGAAGAGGGATGCAGCCGTTCAAAaatgttgtctaaggaaaccattcctcaatacttttacatgcccataactcaggcaacAAAAGAACCTAACATGGGGCTAGCAcctttgaagaaaaggtgcagggagtaggaagttgatgagcctccatGTTAGCCACGTTCGCGATAGAGCAGATGGCGCTGATGACGGAAAACCTTACTGCTGTTGCACCAAGAATCTGATGCAACCTGtccctacttcggattttgactgaaagaggtaGAGATATCATCCCCACCTCGACCAAACGGAGGATTATCTTGAGTCTGTGTCTTCCCTGTCTAGACCGCAACACCTTGAGTTTTGgaaggattcggtgcctctgaagcgggtGTAGATCCTTCATCCCCACCCGTGCCTCAAACATATTGCTCGGAGGATGGATGACACTGGAGATGGAGATTGTGAGTATGGCTGGAGGATTATGAATTGAGATGGGGCCGAAGGGTTTATATGTAAGGGGAGTAACCCCCTATCCTACTCATATAGAGGGCAAATTGGTGGCATTTAATCCATGCAGGTTTCCAAGAAGTGCTACAGACAAGACGGTCCTGGTACAATTTCCAACACCATCTGCAACCGTAAGGTTTGAATAATCTCGTGAAGGAAACATATTAATGGCGCGCCTCGGACACTGAAACGTCGAGGATGCCGCGTGAGAAGACCTAGAAGGATGTCTCACAATTTGGCGCGCCCCTCATGCAAACGAAGAAACCCCGACATTAATGAAATGTAGAGCTGAGCAAGTCATGGTTTGGGCctaacatcaccaaaaccctcctcccaaCCACAAGGTCGggaagtaggattttgaggggctattgtggggcccgaaatctgaggtcccagcccactttacaTTCAGGGCCCAAaacccaggccgaggagccctattaCCGAGGACGTATGGTGAAAGCCCCacaaaggcccaaggatgtggccgaggatgatctcacgctcaacacctcacaaaatgcctgaagaaaaggacaaactcagtacaggggCAGGACAAGGGAGAAAACTGCCAACATCGCAATATGGAGCCTTGCATCTGACAGGCCCAAACTTCAGACCATGCTATTTAACCTTTCCCAACCACCTCCAACCACTCGGatgtatggattgataggacgagtctATACCTCAAAAAgcaaaacttacacgtggacactaaaTGGGAAGTAAAcacgagtataaaaggaaacgAAAGCCAAGGGAGGAGGGGGATcctaaaaaaaaggagaatggGAAGAATAtgatgctcctcggactaagtccgaggactCAAACTCTCCAAGTTACATCGATGTAAGGCTTAGCTATTCAGGCCAAACCTACCTCCGTATGAGCTTCCATAAAAATCATGACCAGACTGCTGTCCGGCGACCAAGGGcaagcctttcaaacccactctctatgaATTATATTATTCGGGCCcattacatacgagcccaatgtcatccctgagtcgttaaaaatcgtgtccctacagttTGTTTTATAATTGATAGTTAACATTTGAACCCTCGATGTTTTCAcaagaaatattaaaatgtgtcaattagttgaattacaagatttattatattctttctcaaaaaaaaaaaaaaagacttattatattctttaattcttttcaatttttaataatatatgacACGTGACATTTTTAGAAACTCAATGATCTTAAAAATCTATGCAAAccacacaaaatttgataaatgaCATTTGTTTcacttaattatttttctttcattatcaTACTACCTCAGATAAGGATGctaataaataactaaattgttattttattttattttattttattttatatatatatatatatatatttatatatttatccaTAAGTTGTGAgaaaattaaactatttaagaattatataaaagaaaaaaaattgaatcaaacTTTTTAACCATCTTAAGATCTGTATCAATCTTATGTATATTCAATTTCATACGCACCTTTGGACCGATAGGGATCCCATTGCGCTCAGCTGcttcaacaaaagaaaagaaaaaaaaaagcaaggtCTTGTTAGTACGTATGAGTTACATAAGAAAATCAGAATCATGGTCCAAATGTTTGAGTTCGTACAAGAAATATTAGCTCTTAAATCTGTTATATAGCTTGCGTGTTCAACTTTGGAGTGAAGTGCATCGGCTACATAATTAGCAGTATAGTAGTTTAGCCCTAGAAAATCCAATGACCCTTTCACTAGCTTGGATTGGTGTTTTGTGAATTTGGGTAATCGGTCGCCAACTAGAGATCGCATGCTATGTGGATAGTCACCATTGGTTAAGGGATCCATAAACCTAGCacaaaccacaaaattttaagtcTTTATTAAACTAGCAAAGGTGTTTCTATTCTTTGTAAATGACTAGCAAACAGTGAAATAGATGTCCAAAACAAAGAGTCAAGCAGTTTTAGTATACTTACCACCCAAACTTGAAATCAAGGGCTCTTAGCGCAGCATCATGGTCATGCCTTGCGTTAGAAAATGGCACATACCAGTCTGTATTTAGGGATATACCCATAATGCCTTTCTGTACTTGCTGCACATAGCGAAAGCTTGCTTATTTATAAAGACACACTCAAGCTAATGGAATTGTATTTTTGTCtacttttaacaaattaattcaTAAGTTTTCAATACAAAGAGTTAATCCACTTGCACACTAACAGGAAAGATAAATGCTTAATCAATTACTAATACTGAAAATAAGTTGAACTTGTAAATTTATCTAAGTTTATCATCactgcaaaagaaaaaagtagtaaaataaacataaaagcAATTTGGTGCGTGGAACCTGATACTTTTGCTTGTAAATTTTGACCGCGGATGCATGAGCAAGAAGCTGATTATGTGATACCAAATATGGTTCTGTCCCAGAATCTCCACCGGTACAATTTAACTGTTGCCAACTAGAACACCGGCCTGGAGGTGATGTCCCCATAACATAACCAGCATTGGTGTAGCTCAATGGTTCATTTAGTGTGATCCAATGCTTGACACGATCACCAAATTCTTTAAAGCAAAGCTCAGCATAATCCCGAAAATCATTCCTAAACATAAACATGCAAAAGTATCCAAACTATTTAATAATTGACATTACACTAATTAATTGTGCATTTGTACGTGAGCATGTCATTTATAGCATGATTCAATTATAGATCTAGAAGGCCTAACTATCCATAGAGCAAAAGCTATCTTTtatttaagatatatatatatatatatatatacataattctATAGTTAGGAGAAAGGAGATTTGAATTTGTATGTCTCCAATCTGTATTGGAAAcatacaaattacaaattattattattattattattattattattataagtgaTTGATATAAATAAtgactaaattacaaattatagaAATTACACTTTCTaacttttacaaattttcaattcaatcaTGTGAATTCCACGTTTCTCATTTCAATCCTTtatctttaatatattttcaatttagtCATTCTATGTAATTATTTCCAATCTCATTgttagttttaatatttttcatttttcaaaagcatTTCATTTTAGTGGAACATATTGGATTGGAATTGTGGGTTAATATTACGTTAATGTATCATATCATGGtctcacattaaaaaaattcgaTGATAAATTCTTAACAAATGATATCAAACTCAATAATTCTAAAAGACAATGAGCTAGCAACTTCACAAATAAGtcattaattaaaaacaataataataaagggcCCCCGTTTGATTCCTTATCTTCAAAATGGGtcatcaatttaaattttaaagatcataatcacaataaaatttgtgaaacGTAAACTAATTTGAATTCAGATGAATAAAATGATTAATCATAAGGTAACCACTTACATAATATGAGGACTCAAAAAACCACCGTACTCATCTTCTAGTGTCTGAGGAGGATCCAAGTGCAACAGGGTCACAAAGGGCTGTATACCTGCATTCAATCATAGCAAACAACAATGAATTAATAGCGTATGATAAGTTGATGACATGTGATAGAATTTAAGAATCATTCATGACCTCTGGCAAGGAGCCTATTGATTAGTTTGTTGTAGTATTTGATTCCTTCCCTATTCACGCCTCCAGATAGTTTTCCTTCTGAAATTAGTCTCAAAGAGGAGATTGTTAGGAACATAATTTGTCACAAAACAATAGTCATTTCATTCCAGTCTAAGATGTGTACTTGATGTACCCATTTTTATGTTCATCTCATTGGATGGTTCTAACCTTTTATGGGATTATGAAAAGGATAATCTTACTTGGCAGTACTCGAGACCATGAGATGGAGAATCTGTATGCATCTAAGCCCATCTTTTTCATAATCCGAACATCTCCCTATAATGTTTAATCACAAAGCATATATAACTTGTtagaaaaatttgaaatgataattttttatattgtaattatcttgTATTTGGTTAGATATGCtcaataattagaaaaaaacatgtgccaaaattttattatatattagtaCATGTGGCAAACATATTTGGGCCCTAAAtgtaaaaaaagtcaaaacacAAAAGTTAATGGCAAATTAGGagcaaacacacacacacacacacacacacacacacacacacatatatatatatatatatatataacaactagagaaagaatgaaaagaacCCCAATTCTCTTTATAAAGGAAACGAAACTATGCATTTGTGCTACAAGACTCTTGTTAATTAGGAGCTGAATGATATGTGTggttttctttccaatttttagTATGAACACGGAACAACATATATACCTTGTAGCAATGATATTGATCAACAGCTATGTCTCCATTGCTTCCATTCGCTATCTTACCTGCAATTTCATTAAttgtaaagatttttttttttttctcttttacgcTATTTAGGAACTAGTAATTATAGCCATAAGAAAAAATGGAACTAGTACTTGAGCCTGATCACCATAACGTGTACACTTATTTCTAGTTTAGGCTTTAGAGATCAGTTGtggaagaaaggaaggaaatgggggaaaatgaagaaaattaaatacCAAAAGATAGGAATGTGAAGGTTTATTGTTTACATTGCAATTGCtcttgctgttgttgttgttcttcttcttctttctttgacttctttttttcttcttttcgaaacaaaataaattgtgtAGTTtgaaattatgcataaaaaatacatttatggattgaatagtaattgacatccaattgacacaaaatttgacatgtatgttAAGCGCataagaatatgcaattcagcagttatatttttaaaacatgtaACCGTGCTAATTTTTTTGAGGCaagttgtagttttaggctATAACCAAGTTTGCAGCCaaattttatcccaaaaaacaTGTGTATTGCCTTACTAAATTAGATTATAAGttcccattaaaataataaaaaaaaaaaaaactctattcaCAAACTAACAAATACTAATATAGACAAATTGAAACATTGGGTTTACGAGTTACGACACATAAACAGTCATAAAAGAatcatttattttgataatttgatagttggaggAGAGgggatttgaattctaaatatCCCATTTGAAAACATTAGCAAGTATCAACCAATTGAATTACAAGGGTCTTAACTAAACTCGCAacattaagggtccgtttggatacaacttatttttgttaaaacttgtaaggttgaatttaatcaaccatcttattgactttattccgtgccaaatttgcttgtatttcagcatttagtaatcctgtatttaggttggtttgttgtaagggtagtgagtgagatagagtgttgaatgctcaagagtgtgcaagaaaacagagactcgcagcttgatctcgcgggtgactcgcagcttcaagccgccaaatgtagcacacgtgccaaacatgccagaaggtgaacagtcatgctagctggagcactatagaacaaaataggacaactggccatacggttatctcgcgattggatctcgcgactcaatTAAGTTGCAAAGccaagctgcgagccacccctgttttgaaaaaacctgacgtttcacattctcttctcaccccagtataaataccccttatacccacaaatgaaagagagcttccagagagaattttgagagagaaaccctagagtaaaacaagatcgattcatctacaatctatacataagagtctcttcaaattcctcaactctcttcctctccattgtcaaatccttgagaggcattttaccaaaaccttgttctcaccatattcattactgtgagagggctatttggtgttctgggaagcagttagaaaGGAACTAAtttatattggttgatgctatggtcaagtagcagaatctgggaagctagaaaagaaaaaggtttgacgcaacctcgttggagcaagaaacttgaagggcttaggtgcactgggtaaattaggcttggagggtctattgctgtccatgtatcccaactatattttctagtggattgtttaccgcttggaggatggcggagaggttttacgccgagagtttcggtttcctcttcgataacacatcgcatgttgtctttatgtttgcatcttccttcccttttatctttgccttttattatctgttgtggattgtgtttttaatttgacttagacagttttccaattctgttttatagtttttgttcattttccgcatactaagtgtttgacataaaacttgaattggttaatttgtaaattggaggtctaaacgttcaaaggtgtttttacactatttgaactttcaaaactaaaaactgaaaactgaaaacactatagcaaaataatttttaaatgtgtgaatagtaccgtgggaccaatttttactattttttaacccgtgaacagtgctaaacaatgcatgaacagtactcaacagtgcgtgaacagtgctCTTGTCCCCTAAAGCAAAAACGCGTGcaggggagaaaaaaaagaaggtaaaatgCAAAACGCAAAACGTGCATTTCATCCGGATCCAAACACTCATTAAGATTCTCCCAAATTGAAATGAATTATTTCTtggtttaaattaaatattatacatTTTAAGGGGGGCAACTAGCCATACCAAATGGCTAGTCAAGAGTTACAACATTCAACTCCTTTATTTTCCTAGTTTTTCTATGGAAAGAAGCCAATTTCTCATAGGCTGAAATGCAAAACAAACCTTCTAAGTTTTGCTGGAactcatttcagtcctctaactttactttcattcattttagtcctctatgtttcaattttattctattaagACCTCTCAgtcaacttttattaattttttttaaaaaaaaagtttctgaaaaatatttttcaattattaattggatttttttttaatttaaaaaatttgttaaaaaaattaaaaatttggacaATTAACAACAAATTTACCACCGCACTCCCttagtgcgatggtcactccacaacaagtataagtgcttgtggagtgtggggggtaagagccggggttcaagtctccaggagggagcttcacacacatatacacttagattaggttagagtagagttctatcttgtaaaaaaaaaattaaaaaagaaaaagaaaaagaagaagagaccgaaattaagaagaagaagaggagaaagaaaagcacGAAACCCAGAAGGAGGAGgtaggattttgattttgattttttttttctagtcaaaATCTTGTACCGGACGAAATTTTCATTTCGGCCGAAATTGGCCAGAATAGCCGGAATGACCCGAAATATAccgaaattttattttttttcttcactgtTGGCGTGTCGGATGCGTCGGAGCTGTGTCGGAGaaacgaaaaaa
Protein-coding regions in this window:
- the LOC115976350 gene encoding beta-glucosidase 12-like isoform X1 yields the protein MAFQGYLVLGLLVLLDLLTNGIAVSPSHDTASLNRTSFPKDFIFGTASAAYQYEGAAKEGGRGPSTWDIFTHRYPGKIANGSNGDIAVDQYHCYKGDVRIMKKMGLDAYRFSISWSRVLPKGKLSGGVNREGIKYYNKLINRLLARGIQPFVTLLHLDPPQTLEDEYGGFLSPHIMNDFRDYAELCFKEFGDRVKHWITLNEPLSYTNAGYVMGTSPPGRCSSWQQLNCTGGDSGTEPYLVSHNQLLAHASAVKIYKQKYQQVQKGIMGISLNTDWYVPFSNARHDHDAALRALDFKFGWFMDPLTNGDYPHSMRSLVGDRLPKFTKHQSKLVKGSLDFLGLNYYTANYVADALHSKVEHASYITDLRANISSAERNGIPIGPKAASEWLRLYPKGIRDLLLYIKTKYHDPLIFITENGTDEFNDPTLSLEEALADNYRIDYFYRHFQYIHRAIKDGVNVKGYFAWSLLDNFEWNSGYTVRFGINYVDYKNGLKRHPKLSALWFKKFLKK
- the LOC115976350 gene encoding beta-glucosidase 12-like isoform X2, with amino-acid sequence MAFQGYLVLGLLVLLDLLTNGIAVSPSHDTASLNRTSFPKDFIFGTASAAYQYEGAAKEGGRGPSTWDIFTHRYPGKIANGSNGDIAVDQYHCYKGDVRIMKKMGLDAYRFSISWSRVLPKGKLSGGVNREGIKYYNKLINRLLARGIQPFVTLLHLDPPQTLEDEYGGFLSPHIMNDFRDYAELCFKEFGDRVKHWITLNEPLSYTNAGYVMGTSPPGRCSSWQQLNCTGGDSGTEPYLVSHNQLLAHASAVKIYKQKYQQVQKGIMGISLNTDWYVPFSNARHDHDAALRALDFKFGWFMDPLTNGDYPHSMRSLVGDRLPKFTKHQSKLVKGSLDFLGLNYYTANYVADALHSKVEHASYITDLRANISSERNGIPIGPKAASEWLRLYPKGIRDLLLYIKTKYHDPLIFITENGTDEFNDPTLSLEEALADNYRIDYFYRHFQYIHRAIKDGVNVKGYFAWSLLDNFEWNSGYTVRFGINYVDYKNGLKRHPKLSALWFKKFLKK